The region AACACGACGTAATAGCCTTCCTAACCTCGCTCGCAGACTCTGTGGGCCCTGACTCCAGATTCATCCACATGGGGATGACCTCCTCCGATCTGCTTGATACCTCCTTCGCGCTCCAGCTCAAAGAGGCCGGGGAGATCATAGTGAAGGATCTCGAAGCGCTGATTGAGCTTTTCAAAAAGCGTGCTTATGAATTCAAGGATACACCGATGATAGGGCGGTCGCACGGGATACACGCCGAGCCTACCTCATTCGGTTTGAAGCTGGCCCTTTGGTACGAGGAGTTCAAAAGACAGCTCGTCAGAATGAAGAGGGCGCTTGCCGATGTTTCAGTGGGGAAAATTTCTGGAGCCGTCGGAACTTTTGCGCACATCGATCCTGAAATTGAAGAAAAGGTGTGTGAATCGTTGGGCCTTTCCCCTGAACCGGTTTCCACTCAGGTGGTTCAAAGAGACAGGCATGCTCACTTTTTTTCGGTTCTTGCGGGAATAGCATCCTCGATCGAAAAGGTTGCGGTAGAGATACGTCACCTTCAGCGCAGTGAGCTCTTCGAGGCTGCCGAACCATTCGGCAGGGGGCAGAAGGGTTCCAGCGCGATGCCCCACAAGAGGAATCCCATACTCTGTGAAAACCTGACGGGGCTCGCTCGTATCGTCAGGTCGAATTCGATAGCGGCTTTGGAAAATGTTGCTCTCTGGCATGAGCGTGATATATCCCATTCCTCGGTTGAGAGGGTGATTGCGCCGGACTCTACAATCCTGACAGATTTCATGCTCGCGAGGCTTCACGGCGTTATAGAGGGGCTGGATGTATTTCCAGAAAGAATGTTGGCGAACCTCGAGAGCTCGCTCGGTCTTTATGCCTCCCAGGATGTGATGCTCAAGCTGATCGAGAAAGGAATGAGCAGGGAGGAAGCTTATAAGATAGTGCAGGGAGATGCGATGAAATCCTGGAATGACAGGAGGCCCTTCATCGATGTTCTGCTCGATGACGAAAAAGTCAGCGGACTCATAAAAAAGAAGGATCTCTCAGGGCTTTTCGATATTGGAAATCACCTGAAGCATGTCGATTTTATATTCAACAGGGTTTTTGGAAAATAAACCGCACGCCCGCGATTCAGCCGGCTGCATGGAAGGAGATTTACGATGCTAGCGAAGGTTTACGTCACGCTTAAAAAGGGAGTTCATGATCCTCAGGGCGAGGCCGTTCACAGGACGCTCGAGTCTATGGGATATAAGGGGGTCAGCGGAGTGAGGATAGGCAAGTATATAGAGGTGAAACTGGCCAATTCGCAGAGGGAAGAGGCAGAGGCTAAACTTGCGGAGATGTGCGAGAAGCTCTTGGCCAATACTGTGATAGAGAGCTACCGAATAGAGATTGTCGAGTGAAACAGGAGAGGAGCTGATTGTGAATTTTGGTATAATTGTTTTTCCAGGAAGCAACTGCGACGACGACTGCTATCACGTGATCAAACATCTGCTCGGTCATGACGCAAAGTTCGTGTGGCACAAGGAGACTGATCTAAGCGGCTATGACTGCATAATCCTTCCAGGCGGCTTTTCTTACGGCGACTATTTGAGGTCGGGAGCGATGGCGGCATGTTCTCCTGTTATGAACAGCATCAGGGAGTTTGCCGACAAGGGCGGCCTTGTGATGGGGATATGCAACGGCTTTCAAGTACTTCAGGAAGCTTCTCTGTTGCCCGGCGCCCTGATGAGGAATGCCTCGCTTAAGTTCGTATGCAAAGAGATCCACGTGAGGGTGGAAAGAAACGATCTGCCATTTACGAATTCCTGTGCGATAGGAGATGTTCTTAAAATTCCGATTGCCCACATGGACGGCAATTTTACGGCGGACAAAAAACTTATGCAGCGCCTGGAGGATAAGGGGCAAATTCTTTTCAGGTATTGCTCTCCAGATGGAAAGGTCGGGGGCGATGCGAACCCAAACGGATCCGAAGGGTCGGTGGCCGGGGTGATAAATGAAAAGGGCAACGTCTGTGGCCTCATGCCGCATCCGGAACGTTGCAGCGAATCGATCCTTGGCAATTCCGATGGCATTAAACTTTTCAAATCGATGCTGGCTGCGCTCGAGAGAGGGGGCGCGAGATGAAAAATGAACCGATAATTACACCTGAAGTCGTAGCTGAACACGGTCTGAAGCCGGACGAATACAAGCGAGTCCAGGAAGTTCTGGGGCGCGATCCAAATTACACCGAGCTGGGAATATTTTCGGTGATGTGGTCGGAGCATTGCTCCTATAAGAGCTCTAAAGTTTATCTGAAAACCCTTCCGACTGAGGGGCCTCAGGTTTTGCAGGGGCCGGGAGAAAACGCCGGAGTGGTTGACATAGGCGATGGCCAGGCAGCCTGCTTCAAGATGGAAAGCCACAATCATCCTTCGTTCATAGAGCCTTACCAGGGTGCTGCCACTGGCGTCGGTGGAATTCTTCGAGATATCTTCACGATGGGAGCCAGGCCGATAGCCAACATGAACAGCTTGCGCTTTGGGAAGGCATCCCATCCCAGGACACCGTACCTGGTGAGGGGGGTCGTGGCGGGGATCGGCGGTTATGGAAATACAATGGGAATCCCAACGGTCGGCGGTGAGGTTGCCTTTGACGAATGCTACGACGGGAATATTCTGGTGAACGCATTTACACTGGGCATCATGGATTCGGAGAAAATTTTTCTGGGCAAGGCCAGCGGTGTGGGCAATCCCGTGATCTACGTCGGTTCCAAGACCGGAAGGGATGGCATCCACGGCGCGACGATGGCGTCCGATGTATTTGGCGAAGGGCAGGAAGAGCGTCGTCCCACAGTTCAGGTAGGTGACCCATTCACCGAAAAACTCCTCCTCGAGGCATGTCTCGAGCTGATGAAAACAGACGCGATAGTTGGAATTCAGGATATGGGCGCAGCGGGGCTCACCTGTTCTTCCTTTGAGATGGCCGACAGGGCTGGCTCCGGTATGGATCTTGATCTCGACCGGGTCCCACAGCGCGAGGAAGGGATGAGCGCATACGAGCTCATGCTTTCGGAGTCGCAGGAAAGGATGCTGATAGTTGCAAAACAGGGGCGCGAGTCGGATGTCCGCGAGATATTTGAGAAGTGGGGGCTCGATGTCGCAGTGATCGGAAAAGTTACCGACAGCGGTCATGTTCGCATACATCATGGCGGAAAAATAGTAGCTGAAATCCCGGTGGCCCCGATAGTTCATCAGGCTCCTCTCTATGAGCGGCCGGTGCAGGAGCCCCCCTGGCAAAAAGAGGTCCAAAAGCTGGATCCTGCCTCTGTGCCAGTTCCTTCTGACATGAACGAAGTTCTCGCCAAGTTGATTGCTTCACCGAATCTCTGCTGCAGGAAATGGGTTTGGGAACAGTACGATCATATGGTGAGGACGAACTCGGTGGTTATCCCTGGTTCGGATGCGGCGGTAGTTAGGATAAAAGGAACGAAAAAGGCCATCGCCATTTCAACCGATTGCAACAGCAGGTATTGTTATCTTGATCCCTATATGGGGACGGTTCTAGCGGTGGCCGAATCAGCAAGAAATCTTTCCTGTGCCGGAGCTGTTCCTCTGGCCATTACAAACTGCCTCAACTTCGGCAATCCTGAAAATCCCCACATCATGTGGCAGTTCAGGCAGGCGATCGCCGGGCTTACCGATGCCTGCAAGCAGTTCGGCACTCCGATAACCGGAGGCAACGTGAGCTTCTACAACGAGACGAAGGAACAGGCAATCTATCCGACTCCAACCATAGGGATGGTGGGGCTTATAGACGACGTCGATCGTCACTGTACGCAGTGGTGGAAAGACGATGGCGATATCATAATCCTGCTAGGCAGAAACACCGACGACCTCGGAGGAAGCGAATACCTGAAGGCCATCCACGATCGAGTCGCTGGTAGGACTCCGCTCCTGGATTTCGACAAGGAGAAGGCTGTCCAAAATGCCTGCAGAACCGGGATACGCAGGGGGCTCGTAAAATCGGCCCACGATATTTCGGAGGGCGGTCTGGCGGTGGCTCTGGCGGAATCTTCGATCAGCAGGCCCGATGGGATGATAGGCGCAAAGGTGCAAATAGAGGGAGATATGCGCATCGATGCGCTTCTCTTCGGAGAGGCGGCGTCGCGCATCGTACTTTCAGTCGATCCATCAAATGCCGACCAGGTTATATCCATCGCTAGGGAACTTGGTGCCGCAGCGGTGAAAATCGGAGTGGTGGGTGGAGCCAAACTGGAGATCAACGATTGCATATCATCCGATCTCGGCAGCCTCTATCAGGCTTGGTGTGCGACGATTCCGGCGATAGTCGGGGAAAAGATTTGAATCGATGTGCGGCATAGTCGGTATTCATAATCATGCTGAGGCGGCGAACCTGGCCTATCTGGGGCTTTATGCCTTGCAGCATCGCGGTCAGGAGAGCGCAGGGATCGTGACCTCGGATGGAAACCGCTTTTACCAGCATCGCGAGATGGGGCTGGTGGCGGATATATTCGACCAAAAGAACCTTAAAAAACTCATCGGCAAAAATGCTATCGGCCATGTCAGGTATTCTACCTCGGGCCCTTCTTCTATTGAGAACGCTCAGCCTTTCATAATAAAGAGCCGTGGCGAGAGTATGGCCATCGCCCACAACGGAAATCTCACCAACGCGCTTTGCGAGCGATCGCGCCTTGAGGAAGAGGGAGCGATATTCCAATCGAGCATGGACAGCGAAGTTATCATGCACCTGATCGCCAGAGAGCGGGGCGGCTCCGTAGTTGAAAGGATCGCGAGAGCTCTTGCAAAGGTAGAAGGGGCGTACTCGCTGGTATTTCTGCTCAACGGAATGATGATAGCTGCGAGGGATCCGAAGGGTTTTCGGCCACTCTCGATCGGCAGGTTCGACGATGCCTATGTGGTCGTCTCCGAGAGCTGTGCGCTTGACTTAATAAACGCATCGTTCATTCGTCCGGTGGAACCTGGCGAAATCGTAGTTTTCAAGAACGGTGAGATGCAGAGCTTTCGGGTCCCTGCCAGCGACGGGGGCAAGTGCGCTCAGTGCATATTCGAGTATATATACTTTGCGCGGCCCGACAGCCATGTCTTCTACAGGGATGTCTATCCGATCAGGGTCGGATTCGGGAAAATGCTTGCAAAAGAACACAGGGTCGATGCGGATGTCGTGATACCAATTCCCGATTCCGGAGTCCCGGCAGCGATAGGATATTCGCACGAGTCGGGCATCCCATTCGAAATGGGTTTGATCAGAAATC is a window of Myxococcales bacterium DNA encoding:
- a CDS encoding adenylosuccinate lyase; this translates as MIERYSRPQMAKIWSDESRFRKWLKIEIAVCEAWGALGKIPKESIQTIKSKASYDISKIAEIEEEVKHDVIAFLTSLADSVGPDSRFIHMGMTSSDLLDTSFALQLKEAGEIIVKDLEALIELFKKRAYEFKDTPMIGRSHGIHAEPTSFGLKLALWYEEFKRQLVRMKRALADVSVGKISGAVGTFAHIDPEIEEKVCESLGLSPEPVSTQVVQRDRHAHFFSVLAGIASSIEKVAVEIRHLQRSELFEAAEPFGRGQKGSSAMPHKRNPILCENLTGLARIVRSNSIAALENVALWHERDISHSSVERVIAPDSTILTDFMLARLHGVIEGLDVFPERMLANLESSLGLYASQDVMLKLIEKGMSREEAYKIVQGDAMKSWNDRRPFIDVLLDDEKVSGLIKKKDLSGLFDIGNHLKHVDFIFNRVFGK
- the purS gene encoding phosphoribosylformylglycinamidine synthase subunit PurS, whose translation is MLAKVYVTLKKGVHDPQGEAVHRTLESMGYKGVSGVRIGKYIEVKLANSQREEAEAKLAEMCEKLLANTVIESYRIEIVE
- the purQ gene encoding phosphoribosylformylglycinamidine synthase subunit PurQ, encoding MNFGIIVFPGSNCDDDCYHVIKHLLGHDAKFVWHKETDLSGYDCIILPGGFSYGDYLRSGAMAACSPVMNSIREFADKGGLVMGICNGFQVLQEASLLPGALMRNASLKFVCKEIHVRVERNDLPFTNSCAIGDVLKIPIAHMDGNFTADKKLMQRLEDKGQILFRYCSPDGKVGGDANPNGSEGSVAGVINEKGNVCGLMPHPERCSESILGNSDGIKLFKSMLAALERGGAR
- the purL gene encoding phosphoribosylformylglycinamidine synthase subunit PurL, which encodes MKNEPIITPEVVAEHGLKPDEYKRVQEVLGRDPNYTELGIFSVMWSEHCSYKSSKVYLKTLPTEGPQVLQGPGENAGVVDIGDGQAACFKMESHNHPSFIEPYQGAATGVGGILRDIFTMGARPIANMNSLRFGKASHPRTPYLVRGVVAGIGGYGNTMGIPTVGGEVAFDECYDGNILVNAFTLGIMDSEKIFLGKASGVGNPVIYVGSKTGRDGIHGATMASDVFGEGQEERRPTVQVGDPFTEKLLLEACLELMKTDAIVGIQDMGAAGLTCSSFEMADRAGSGMDLDLDRVPQREEGMSAYELMLSESQERMLIVAKQGRESDVREIFEKWGLDVAVIGKVTDSGHVRIHHGGKIVAEIPVAPIVHQAPLYERPVQEPPWQKEVQKLDPASVPVPSDMNEVLAKLIASPNLCCRKWVWEQYDHMVRTNSVVIPGSDAAVVRIKGTKKAIAISTDCNSRYCYLDPYMGTVLAVAESARNLSCAGAVPLAITNCLNFGNPENPHIMWQFRQAIAGLTDACKQFGTPITGGNVSFYNETKEQAIYPTPTIGMVGLIDDVDRHCTQWWKDDGDIIILLGRNTDDLGGSEYLKAIHDRVAGRTPLLDFDKEKAVQNACRTGIRRGLVKSAHDISEGGLAVALAESSISRPDGMIGAKVQIEGDMRIDALLFGEAASRIVLSVDPSNADQVISIARELGAAAVKIGVVGGAKLEINDCISSDLGSLYQAWCATIPAIVGEKI
- a CDS encoding amidophosphoribosyltransferase, which encodes MCGIVGIHNHAEAANLAYLGLYALQHRGQESAGIVTSDGNRFYQHREMGLVADIFDQKNLKKLIGKNAIGHVRYSTSGPSSIENAQPFIIKSRGESMAIAHNGNLTNALCERSRLEEEGAIFQSSMDSEVIMHLIARERGGSVVERIARALAKVEGAYSLVFLLNGMMIAARDPKGFRPLSIGRFDDAYVVVSESCALDLINASFIRPVEPGEIVVFKNGEMQSFRVPASDGGKCAQCIFEYIYFARPDSHVFYRDVYPIRVGFGKMLAKEHRVDADVVIPIPDSGVPAAIGYSHESGIPFEMGLIRNHYVGRTFIEPKSEIRHFGVKIKLNTVREVLEGKRVVVVDDSIVRGTTCMKIVRMLRKAGAKEVHMRISSPPTSWPCFYGIDTPTRDELISSKKSIEEIREFIGADTLGYLSQEGLYWFQKKEDREWFCDACFTGDYPVNLADNPHVMEEAQKFRKKPRGS